The Megalobrama amblycephala isolate DHTTF-2021 linkage group LG7, ASM1881202v1, whole genome shotgun sequence genome window below encodes:
- the avpi1 gene encoding uncharacterized protein avpi1, whose amino-acid sequence MTRQSVKLSARRARHRQTHTAGLFIQHSAAQHTAIPKTQHANDTKTLVQRETMEDVASAPVLAGPSQPTFSRPPASERRTRKSGTANIFQGVNLRQLKRLFQAAGDPDAEQRARMVWGNRRAASGEDGAEGEEEDEDRGMAEVETGLAQALVGLRVRARNRSGLRVESHKDTTGTRWVRAFGHLRINECSLGQTSEVITGEDNDDNDDANDDSSALGACGGQSSSEAGSCDQGDFLSPEEEETQGPSGGPRWSWNAVQEKDPERYLHRIRH is encoded by the exons ATGACGCGTCAGAGCGTTAAACTTTCTGCCCGTCGCGCTCgccacagacagacacacacagccGGGCTGTTTATACAGCATTCTGCTGCTCAACACACAGCAATTCCAAAGACACAACATGCAAATGACACGAAGACACTAGTTCAGAGAGAAACG ATGGAGGACGTGGCCTCAGCCCCGGTTCTCGCAGGCCCGTCCCAGCCCACATTTTCCCGCCCGCCGGCCTCCGAGCGTCGCACCCGCAAGTCCGGCACGGCCAACATCTTTCAGGGGGTGAACCTGCGGCAGCTCAAACGGCTCTTCCAGGCGGCGGGTGACCCGGACGCCGAGCAGAGAGCCCGCATGGTGTGGGGGAACCGGAGAGCGGCCTCCGGCGAGGACGGGGCGGAGGGGGAGGAAGAGGACGAGGATAGAGGGATGGCGGAGGTGGAGACGGGTTTGGCACAGGCGCTGGTGGGACTCAGAGTCCGAGCGCGGAACAGAAGCGGCCTCAGGGTGGAGTCTCATAAAGACACGACGGGAACAAGATGGGTCCGAGCGTTTGGACACCTCAG GATCAACGAGTGCTCACTGGGACAGACGTCTGAAGTCATAACTGGAGAAGATAATGACGACAATGATGATGCTAATGATGATTCATCTGCTTTGGGAGCCTGTGGAGGGCAGAGCTCTTCTGAAGCTGGATCATGTGACCAAGGTGACTTCCTGTCCCCAGAGGAGGAGGAGACTCAGGGGCCCTCGGGCGGCCCCCGATGGAGCTGGAACGCCGTTCAGGAGAAGGACCCCGAACGCTACCTGCATCGGATCCGACACTGA